A single genomic interval of Pomacea canaliculata isolate SZHN2017 linkage group LG5, ASM307304v1, whole genome shotgun sequence harbors:
- the LOC112565108 gene encoding tyrosine-protein phosphatase non-receptor type 4-like isoform X2 produces the protein MIKMNKVWERIAELRSMSIKLVSSGSYNVRASEMAHNQDRQPKTVNCVVHFLDETDETFEVDKRSKAQQLLDKVFDHLELVEKDYFGLQFIDMAPGEDGMRWLDPLKTIKKQCRGPPYEFFFRVKFYVSDPSKLAEEYTRYHFFLQVRQDMLSGKLVCSEHQAAALASYAVQSELGDFNPDEHKDGYLNGFMFVPNQTREFEQQVAEKHRQHRGQTPADAEFNFLERAKRLEMYGVDLHNARLMLPEEEKKVMTKTSCQFRFGFSPLCYFWSLSLCLVHIFFFF, from the exons ATGATCAAAATGAACAAAGTTTGGGAAAGAATCGCAG AGCTCCGCAGTATGTCCATAAAGCTGGTGTCAAGCGGTAGTTACAATGTACGAGCGTCAGAAATGGCCCACAATCAAGATCGTCAGCCCAAAACTGTTAATTGTGTTGTCCACTTCCTTGATGAGACAGATGAGACATTTGAAGTTGAT AAGCGGTCCAAGGCACAGCAGCTATTGGACAAAGTGTTTGACCATCTGGAGCTGGTAGAGAAGGACTACTTTGGCCTGCAGTTTATAGACATGGCCCCCGGAGAGGATGGCATG cgTTGGCTTGATCCCTTGAAGACAATCAAGAAACAGTGTAGAG GTCCCCCTTATGAGTTCTTCTTTCGTGTCAAGTTTTATGTGTCAGACCCAAGCAAACTTGCTGAAGAATACACACG ATACCACTTCTTCCTGCAAGTTCGCCAGGACATGCTATCTGGGAAACTGGTGTGTTCTGAACATCAGGCAGCCGCCCTTGCCAGTTACGCTGTACAGT ctgaACTTGGTGACTTCAATCCTGATGAACACAAAGATGGTTATCTCAATGGCTTTATGTTTGTCCCCAACCAGACAAGAGAATTTGAACAACAAGTGGCAGAAAAACACAGGCAGCATCG GGGTCAAACACCGGCTGACGCTGAATTTAACTTCCTGGAGAGGGCAAAGCGACTGGAGATGTATGGTGTAGATTTGCACAATGCACGG CTGATGCTGccagaggaggagaaaaaggtGATGACTAAAACCAGTTGTCAATTCAGATTTGGTTTTTCCCCACTATGCTATTTTTGGTCACTCTCTCTCTGCCTAGttcatatctttttcttcttttaa
- the LOC112565108 gene encoding tyrosine-protein phosphatase non-receptor type 4-like isoform X1 yields MSIKLVSSGSYNVRASEMAHNQDRQPKTVNCVVHFLDETDETFEVDKRSKAQQLLDKVFDHLELVEKDYFGLQFIDMAPGEDGMRWLDPLKTIKKQCRGPPYEFFFRVKFYVSDPSKLAEEYTRYHFFLQVRQDMLSGKLVCSEHQAAALASYAVQSELGDFNPDEHKDGYLNGFMFVPNQTREFEQQVAEKHRQHRGQTPADAEFNFLERAKRLEMYGVDLHNARLMLPEEEKKVMTKTSCQFRFGFSPLCYFWSLSLCLVHIFFFF; encoded by the exons ATGTCCATAAAGCTGGTGTCAAGCGGTAGTTACAATGTACGAGCGTCAGAAATGGCCCACAATCAAGATCGTCAGCCCAAAACTGTTAATTGTGTTGTCCACTTCCTTGATGAGACAGATGAGACATTTGAAGTTGAT AAGCGGTCCAAGGCACAGCAGCTATTGGACAAAGTGTTTGACCATCTGGAGCTGGTAGAGAAGGACTACTTTGGCCTGCAGTTTATAGACATGGCCCCCGGAGAGGATGGCATG cgTTGGCTTGATCCCTTGAAGACAATCAAGAAACAGTGTAGAG GTCCCCCTTATGAGTTCTTCTTTCGTGTCAAGTTTTATGTGTCAGACCCAAGCAAACTTGCTGAAGAATACACACG ATACCACTTCTTCCTGCAAGTTCGCCAGGACATGCTATCTGGGAAACTGGTGTGTTCTGAACATCAGGCAGCCGCCCTTGCCAGTTACGCTGTACAGT ctgaACTTGGTGACTTCAATCCTGATGAACACAAAGATGGTTATCTCAATGGCTTTATGTTTGTCCCCAACCAGACAAGAGAATTTGAACAACAAGTGGCAGAAAAACACAGGCAGCATCG GGGTCAAACACCGGCTGACGCTGAATTTAACTTCCTGGAGAGGGCAAAGCGACTGGAGATGTATGGTGTAGATTTGCACAATGCACGG CTGATGCTGccagaggaggagaaaaaggtGATGACTAAAACCAGTTGTCAATTCAGATTTGGTTTTTCCCCACTATGCTATTTTTGGTCACTCTCTCTCTGCCTAGttcatatctttttcttcttttaa